The region GCCTGGGCAATGGCTCCGGAAGGCGTCATCGTCGAGATCGGGAGCTACTGCGGGAAGTCGGCGACCTGGTTGGGCGCCGCGGCGAGGCTGCGTGGCGGCACCGTCGTCACGGTCGACCACCACCGTGGCTCGGAGGAGAACCAGGCCGGCTGGGAGCACCACGACGCGAGCCTCGTCGACCCCGCCACCGGCTTGATGGACACCCTGCCCCACCTGCGCACGACGCTGCACGACGCGGGTCTCGAGCACGTCGTGATCGCGATCGTCGGCCGCAGTACGGCGGTCGCGGCGCTGTGGTCGACTCCGATCGCGATGCTGTTCATCGACGGCGGTCACGCCGAGGAGCACGCTCGAAACGACTACCGCGGCTGGGCCGGATTCGTTGCACCACAAGGGGTGTTGGCCATCCACGACGTCTTTGAAGCGCCGGCCGACGGAGGGCAGGCGCCGTACGAGCAGATCT is a window of Mycobacteriales bacterium DNA encoding:
- a CDS encoding class I SAM-dependent methyltransferase, with translation MDDPAATAAVRIDVHTRRVADRARGFLPADEAEALWDAAWAMAPEGVIVEIGSYCGKSATWLGAAARLRGGTVVTVDHHRGSEENQAGWEHHDASLVDPATGLMDTLPHLRTTLHDAGLEHVVIAIVGRSTAVAALWSTPIAMLFIDGGHAEEHARNDYRGWAGFVAPQGVLAIHDVFEAPADGGQAPYEQIYRPAIEDGFTEVRKVGSLRVLRRA